The DNA window CCGCCAGCACCTCAGCCTGCACGGTGTGCGGCGACCCCGAAGACATCCGTGATGGCGGAGTGACGCTGCTCGCCGGCGGCGGCGAGTGGGGAGCCACAGGAATTGCGGGCCGGGCCGAAGGCATCGGCGGGGGCTCGGCCGGTGCGCGGGGCTGCGGCGGAGGCGCCGTTCGGACCGGACGCTTGTTGTCCACCGCTTTTTTGAACCTGGATACTTTGCGGAAGTCGTCCTGCGCGTATTGGTAGTCTTCCGCCAGAATGTCTCCGGCCTCCAGTTCGGTCAGCTGCTTGACCGTGATGTCGCCTTCCAGCCGAGAGAGGATGCTACCGCCTTCCTTTTGCACGTTCTCGGCAAACGTCTTGATCTGCTTGGCCGCATCGTGGAACAGTTCATCGAACTTGCGTCCGAACACGTCATTCCACACGGCCAGGTTGGCCATGGAGTCGGGATGATAAAACGACTTACCCAGCGACTGTTTCAGTTCGCGCACCCGCTGCACGATCCCCGAGTCCATAATCTGGTCAAAATGCCGGAATTCTTCCAGTTCCTGGTACAGGTATTCAAACTCCTGCAGCAACTGCACGTGTTCCTGGGGCATGGAACCGTATTCCACCTCAGCCAGGGCGCGATAGAGGTCGCCTTCAAAAGCCAGAGCTGCTTGCGAGATGAAAAAGTAGGAAGCGTCCACCTCCGGGCGCTGCCATGCCGACGGGCCGCCCGCGGCCGCCGGCGGCGGATTACGGAACAGAAACGTAATGATGCAATCGGTCTTGTCGCGATCACCGGAACGGAGAGAGGTCTTGTTCACGAAATAGCGCAGCAGCGCATGCGCGACATCAAATCCAGGAAGCGCCTTCAGCGCGTCGCGCACCAAGGGAGGCGTGGTAGCCAGATCGAGAACGTCTAGCCAGTTCTTCACCTGCTCAATGGCCTGAGCGGGATTGTCCGCCTTTTGCGCTGCCTGTTGCACCAGGGCAGGGACGGGCACACCATGTCCCAGGCCTTTTTCCAAAAGCCCAACATAGAAGCCATGAACGGTGATAAGGTCCTGCAACTCCCTTTGGGAGTCCTGTGCCACGATCAACTCCTGACTTTTGTCTCCTGGCGGTGAGAGTCGGGTTTGGCGGTTAGTTTAAACCAGGTGAATGAGGGGAAACAATCCGCGGCTGTTAACAGATCGGTAACCCCATGTAACGCATTGATTCAAAAGCTACTTGGCTCACATCGTCGGATGGGCTACTTTCCTCCCAGCACCAACTTGGCAATAGTCTGCAACTGCATGTTGGAGGTGCCTTCGTAAATCTTGCCGATCTTGGAGTCGCGGAAGAACTTTTCGACCGGGTAGTCTTTGGTGAATCCGTAGCCGCCGTAGATCTCCACCGCCAGGGACGACACGCGCTCGGCCACCTGCGACGCAAACAGCTTGGTCATGGCGGCTTCTTTCACAAAGTTCATGCCTGCATCTTTCATGCGCGCGGCGTTGTACACCATCATGCGCACGGCCTCAATCTCGGTGGCCATCTGCGCCAGTTGGAACTGTATCCCCTGGAAATCAGAGATGGACTTTCCAAATTGCTTGCGCTCTTGCGAATACTTCAGGGCGCTTTCCCAGGCGCCGCGGGCCAGTCCCAGCATCTGCGCGCCAATGCCGATGCGTCCTTCATTCAGCGTCTCAATCGCGATCTTGTAGCCTTTGCCGGCATCGCCCAGCACGTTGTTGCCCGGGACTTTGCAATCTTCCAGAATGAGCTCGCACGTGCTTGACGCCCGTATGCCCAGCTTGTCTTCTTTCTTGCCCACGCTGAAGCCGGGGAAGCTTTTTTCCACGATGAACGCGGTAATTCCTTTGTAGCCCGCCGCCGGATCCAGGGTCGCGAACAGGATGAAGGTGTCAGCCTCTTTGCCGTTGGTGATCCACAGCTTCTGGCCGTTGAGGAGGTAGTCGCTGCCTTTCTTCTCCGCGCGCGTCTGCATGGCGAAGGCGTCTGATCCCGAGCTGGCTTCGCTCAGCGCGTACGCGCCCACGGTGTTGCTGGCCTGGCGGGGCAGGTAGCGCTTCTTCTGGTCGTCCGTGGTCCAGTGCAGCAGCGCGTTGTTGACCAGCGTGTTCTGTACGTCCACAATCACGCCGGCGGAAGGGTCCACTTTGGAAACTTCTTCCACCGCCAGAATGGCTTCAAAGAAGCTGCCGCCGGCGCCGCCGTACTGTTCAGGGATTTCAATGCCCATCAAACCCAGCTGGAAAAACTGGTCAATCAGTCCCTGGTCGAAGACGCCCTTTTCGTCCATCTCGCGGACTTTGGGACGGATATTTTCGTCGGCAAATTGGCGCACGTTTTCGCGAAACAGGACTTCATCTTCCGTCAGGGCCACCAAAGGGGACGGAGCGGCAGACGCATTTTGCAGGGTCGCTTGAGACATAACAAGGAATCCTTTTCAAAGACTTGAGCAAACCAAAAATTGTAACACCGCGAATGGCTGATTGCTGAAGGCTGAGTGCTGGCTGCTTCCCACTTGACGCCACCCGTTTAACTGTTTTTAATGCCAAGGATATGCGAGTAGCCTTCTTAGGTCTGGGAATTATGGGGCGGCACATGGCCGCCAATCTGGTCAAAGCCGGACATGAAGTGACCGTCTGGAACCGCACGCCCAAGGAAATCTCTGGGGCCGCCACCGCCGCCACACCGGCCGAAGCCGTCAGCGGCAAAGAAGCCGTCTGGATCTGCGTGTCAGACACCAAGGCGGTGCAAACCGTCCTGTTCGGGCCGGGCGGCGCCAGTTCCGGCCTTACCAGCGGGACCATTGTGGTTGACTCCAGCACCATCTCGCCCACAGCCAGCTTGAACATCATGGAAAGCCTGCAGGAACTGGGCTGCGACTTTCTGGACGCACCGGTGACCGGGTCCAAGATCGCCGCGGAGAGCGGGCAACTGATCTTCATGATCGGCGGTGCCCCCCACAACATCGAACGGGTTGAGCCTCTGCTGCGCGCCATGGGCAAACAGGTCATCCACATGGGCGACAACGGCAAGGGCCTCTCCGCCAAACTGGCCCAGAATATGAACATCGTGTTTATTTATGAAGGCCTGTGTGAAAGCCTTACCCTGGCCAAAAAGCTGGGCGTGCCCCAGGAGAAGATGTTCCAGCTGATTGAGGCTTCCATGATCCGCTCCGGTGTGGCCGAATACAAAAAGCCGTTCATCCTCAATCAGGACTACTCGCCCAACTTCCCGCTCAAGCTCATGCACAAAGACATGCACCTGATGATGGACGCCGCCAAGGAGCACGGCGTGGATCTGCCAGGCCTCACCAAGATTGACGAGATCTACGAAGAAGCGAGCAAGGATGGCCACGACGACCTGGACTACGCCGCCACCATCATGTTGCTGGAAGAACGCGCGGGGCTAAGGATCAAAGGCAAGACGCCATAAACATCGGCCGCATGTTCACCGGGATCGTATGGCACGGGCACTCCGGCCCGTGCGTTTGTTTTTCATCCCGAGCGTTCTTGCTTGAGGGCCGCAGGCCCGAAACCCTGAGCGAAGCCGAAGGGGAGGGATACCTATCGCGACCAACGCTGCTCAGGTTCGTACCGATCCGCGCCCATCTGCGAAATCCGCTGCAAAACATCTTCCTTCACCCCGCAAACACCGCCATCCCCGCTCGTTTCTCATACGCTCCCATGATTCCATCATGGCATGCCGAGCACTCCAAGCCGCGCTCTTGGCCGTCGTGGGTGCCGCGATGAGCATGATCAATCACGCACGGCGCGAGCGATAAATTCCTCCGAACCGCTTCCGTATCAATGAAGCAGTCGAAATACACCCACTCCCGGCAGTTGTTGGACCAGGCCTGTCCGCGCCAGGTTTCGCGCATCCCCGCGGCGACCATGGCTTCTTCCAGCGTTCTGAGATGCTCGCAAAGCATTAAGAGTCCTTAGCCCTGATTACGATACACGCTTACGATCTTCGCCTGCCAGCCTGCTCATGGTCGAGGCGTCGCGTTGCAATCGGCCGCATATTCAACGGGGAAACACGCATTTGTCTTCGGCACAGAATCGCCAGGCGAAAGTCTGTGATTAGGGAAATTAATGAGACGCGCACTATCATCCGATACTTTGGTAACCACTAGATAAGCAGAAGCAAGATCTCACACAGGGTGTGTGAGCTGAAATCAAGCTCCTTCACTCTGAAGCAACAAATGGCCGGCGTACGCCCGATTCGTCCGCTTGCCAGGGGCCCAGGTCCGGGGCAGCGCGATGACTGTTCGCGTTGGCAGCTAGCCCGGCGCTGTTTCACTGACGCAGACCGCGGACGTTTCTTCAGTCCGCACCTCCTCACCATGCCAGAACTTCCGGGGGGGCCTGTACCGGGACAGGAACCAGCAACCACAGCCGAAAAATAAAAAAGATTGTTGCAAGAACGGCGTGCTCCTACGACCGACTCAAGGAGCGGAGCGTGCGTGCGCCGTTGTGTCGAGACAAGGGCCGATCAGGCATTTGCCGTGGCTCGCCTGTTGGCTCGGACACTTGCAGACTCGCGCTCCAATTCGAATTTGAAGGCAAAGGACGGCTGACCCTTTATGATGACGGACAAAACGAAACTCGCTGGCAGCTTGCAAAGCGCCCACCGCGATCTTCAGAATTTCGCAACAACCAACCTTCCCAAACGGGGAAGCGCAACGAAGCGGCTTTTGAGCATCGTGCTGCTCAGCTTGATCGCCATGGCCGCCACCGCCTGGGCCCAGTTGCCGATTCCAGCTTCTTCACAGTTTGATGTCACCGGCTTTATCCAGTCGGCCACGCTAGGCGGGCCCGGCACCGGCGCCGGCGCTGGCGCGCACCAGGGCGGCAACATCACCGTCAACGGCCACCTGATCACCGTGCCGTCGGAGACCATTGTCATCCTGCCCGCAAACGCCCTGACCTGGCAGGAGCTTTTTGCTTTGGCGCCCGCGCCTTACGGCCCCACCCAGACAGGCATGGCCCTGTCTGATCTTCCCGCGCCGCTTACCACGTATGAGGCGCAGGTAGTGGGCAATCGCGTGCTTGGCGGCCCCGGAGGCCCGGATGTCTATATCGCCGGGCTGATTTTCATTTCCCAGCACAGCCTGAATTCCGGCAACGGGTTTATCAACTGCATTAACCACGCCACCGGCGAAATGCGTGTGGGCGGAGTCATCGGTAATTGCGCGACCGGCGCTCGCGTACAAATCAACGATCCAGTTGGCCGATTTGGCCGTGTAATGTCACCCGACGCGCGCTTCTCGGTGGACGACGCCAACCCGACCATCGCCGCCGCCACCGGCTTCCCCATGTGTCTCCCGCGCGTCCTGGCGGACCCGTCAATCCCTGGCAACCCCGACGACGGCTTGTGCCCGCTGGCACAGAGACCCATCGCGGTCGCGCCGGCGGTTGGCTTCGCTACAGTCATTCAAATGAATGATCCAGTCGCCCTTGCCGGAGTGCCTCCCGATGCAACCATCCAGGCGCCGATGCAAGTTGGCGACTGGGTTACCTTTGCTGGAACATTGGTCGCCGATCCCGGCGTTACCGCTGGCCCCACGGCTGGTCCGTGGCCGGGCATTGCTAACACTTACATCTCGGCCCACACCATCAGCAGCAACGTCGCCATCTATACATGGCCGAACTCGAACCCGTCGTACGTGGCCACTGAAGTCGCACTCATCGGCACCGGCGGGCTGACGGTTGTTGGCGCCGGCGAGGCCGTGATCCGCACGCGCTTTGAGGGCATGACCACGGACGTGAACCCCAATCCTGCCTTGCAGCGTAAGATCCACCTTTACGGCATTGATTACGCTCCCATCACCGGCACGCCCAGCGACCGCGACTTTGGCACGATCGGCGTGGATCCGGGGCCGCCACTCGGAGCTGTCAAAGGCCGCTGGCGCTTCCGTCCGCCATGCGATCCCTTCGGGAGCGTTCCAGCCAAACCCGACAAGACTTGCGTGATGAACGCTGCCGGCAGCTTCCTGCCGCCGCCGCGCGAAGTACGAGCGGTGATTGAAGGCGCCTGGGTGCCTGGACAAGTTACCACCTTCGCGAACGGGATCATCGCCGGGCAGTATCACGCTCCCATCCTGGAGTACATCTTCCCGGAGAACGTTCCTGGCGCCCCGATTCCGGAGAACAACTTCAATACCATCCCCTTCCTGGCGCAGGGCGGGTACAGCTCGTCCACGGGAACCATTGCGGGGCAGCTCGATCCCTGGCCCAGCAACATCACTCCGATTCCGGCCTGCGCGCCTCCAGCGGCGAACGCCGGCGGTCCCTACGCAGTTGCCTCGAGCGGAACCGTGGGGCTAATCGGCACGTCAGCGGGGACGGGTCCCTTTACTTGGGCCTGGACTGCATCGGCGGGCACTCTGTCCGATCCGACGCTGCAATCGCCCAACTTCACGGCGCCTGCGGTTGCCGTGGCAACTTCCGTCAACTTGACGCTCACCGTGACCAATAGCTGCGGAGCCAGCACGGCCACCAGCACCGTAGCGGTCAGCGCAGCGTTAGCGCCCACCGTCAACGCCATCGCACCTCAAGCTGTGGATTCCGGTTCGTCTGGCAGCTTCGCGGTTAGCGGCACGGATTCCAATAACCCAGCGTCTCTGCCCCTCACCTGGACGGTGTCGCAGAGTGGCGCACCCGCTCTCACCGGTCTTTCCATTTCCCCAACTGGTTCCAGCGCGGCAGCAGTGAATTACACCGCGCCATCCGGTGTGCTTACCGTTACCAACATCACAGTTACGGTAACCGCGACCAACGCCGCAGGTGTCGCCTCGGCGCCGGTTTCCACCACTGTCACCATCAATCCGGTGGTTGCGGGTTGTGTGGCGCCAGTTGCTAATGCCGGTGGTCCTTACTCCGTCAACTCCGGCGGCTCGGTCTCACTGGCCGGCAGCGCTTCCGGGACAACGCCGATCACGTTTAGCTGGGCGCCGCCTGCCTCGGGCAGCATTGCTCCGCTGAATAGCGCCGCGGCAACCTTCACCGCTCCTGTGGTGCTTGCGCAGACCCTGGTGAACGTGTCCCTGACCGCCTCCAACAGCTGCGGCACCTCTACCGCCAGCTCAACGGTTACGGTGAACGCCGCTCTGGCTCCCACGGCCAACGCTGTGGCGCCGAAGACGGTGTTCTCGGGCGCGATCAATCAGACCGTTCTGCTGAGCGGTTCTGATCCCAACGTTCCGGCGCTTACGCCGCTTACCTTCACCGTGACTCAGGCCCCGGCGGGAACGCTGCTCGGCCTCACGGTGACGCCAACCAGCGCCACCACGGCGACTGTCAGCTTTAACGCTCCAGTGCTGCCGATTGGCCAGGTTGCCCCCACGGTGGTCACACTGACCATCACGGCGAGGAACACGGCTCCGCTAACTTCAGCGCCGGTAACCACCACGGTCACCATCAACCCGCTGCCCGACCTGATCACCGTGACGGCTGCGGAATACCGTACCGGCAAACAGCGGCTGATTCTGACAGCAACCTCGTCAGTCAACAGCGCGAATGTGGTGTTGAAACTGCAACCGTACCTCACCACTACGGGGACCATTTATAATCCCGATCCCGCAGCAGGCGGAGTCGGCAACACGTTCACCCTGGCGGCAGGCGTCTACACCCTTGATGTGGTTGGAGCTCCGCGACCAGCCTGCGGCAACGCGGCGGGTTATCAAACGCCGTGTCCGACAGCGCCGCTGGATGTCAGGTCCAACCTGAACGGCGATAGCGGCCTGTTCGCCTTGACCAAGATCCGGCAATAGGATACTGGTTCACCAAACAGGGCTGCCGAGTCTACCCGGCCCGGCAGCCCGCAACCCCTCACACCAGCAGTAAGCTTCTGCGACCTTATAGATATTGATCTACACCTGACTTGCCCTCAGGTCATAAGCGCGATGGCGAAGCTATTCTCCACGCGCCTTCCTGGAGGTGGGCAGAGCAGTCGAGGGCTCTGTCCGCCTCTCTTTTCTTACCTCTTTCAAAATAGAGTTTTGATTCGCTCGCGCCTTCCGGAAGTGGGCCGAGTGCAACCGAAAAATGGCGACCCGGACTTCATCCGTCCGGGTTTTCATTTTTTCCGATCAGATTTCCGCGGCAAAGTGTGAACGGTCTGGCCGCTCGCGCGCTAGAGCAATATTTGGCTCGGCAGTCCGGCGCAGAGCTTGGTGTATCTCAACAATACTTAACCCGCAAGAGTGTTGCAGGGGAAACGTTCAGGCACTAGAAGCCGTCTTATAGATGCTGTCTTGTCAAAGAGGATGGAAATTGTGAAAGCCAATCGGTTCGCACTATTATTCGCTATTTTTCTCGCAACTCTGTTTGCCGCTCTTCCCATCGCCACATGCCAGACCGGCGGGGATGCGCCGCGTATGGACTTCTCCGTGATGGGCGGAGCGGCCAAAGCTCCCGAGAACGCCGGCGCCCAAGCTCCCTTAAGCAACGGGCTCAACGTCAAAGAAGTGGCAACTTCGCCTTTCGCTTCCGTATGGCAGGCGAATTTCGGATGGCGACTGGCCCATGCCGGCCCGGTCGCCGTGTACTTTGAACTTCCGTTCACACACGTGCCTTCGCAAACGGTAGACTCCTTTGCCCAATTTGATGTCGGCAACACCATATTTCCGCAGTCAACCACAGATTCAGCATATTTTTTCACTCCCGGATTCCGTTTCCGTTTTTTCAACAAAGCAATCTCGCCCTACGCCGTTGCCGGCGCGGGCGTGGAACGCGCAACTTTGATACAAGACGGGTTCACCAATCTCAGTACAGCGCTGGCTGTGAACAGCGGGCTGTCCACCAGGAATTTCAAGGGCGTATACGATTTTGGCGGCGGCGTGGATGTGAAGATGACGCGGCTCTTTGCCTTGCGTACGGAGTTCCGCGACTTTGTCCGTACCGGCGAGACCAGCCGCATCGTCCCCTTGCCCTTCGGCGTGGTTCAGCAAGTGAGCCAGGCGCGGCAGACGTTTACGGTTATGGGCGGACTCGTGGTGCGGTTCTAGCGTCCCGGTTCGGGCACGAACTGGTAGCCCAGGCCGCGCACGGTAAGCAGATGTTTGGGCTTGGCGGGGACCTCTTCAATGTAGCGCCGCAGCCGGACAATGAAATTGTCAATGGCCCGCGTGTCAGTGTCTTCCTTCAGGCCCCAGACTTCCTCCAGAATCTCTTTGCGCGATACCGGGCGTCCGCTGTTGCGGATGAGATAGCGCAGCAGGTCGCTCTCCATCAGCGTGAGTTGGAATATCTGGTCACCTTTGCGCAGTTGCAGCTTTTGGAAATCCACGGTCTGCCCGTCGAAGGCGAAGGTTGCCGGCTGATCGGTGGCTGAGGCCGGCGGCTGCGCGGTCTGCAGCCATTCCTTGCGGCGCAGCAGGCCCTTGATGCGGGCAATGAGAATGCCCAGGTTGAAGGGCTTGGCCAGATAGTCGTCAGCGCCGCTCTCGAAGCCTTTCAGCACGTCTTCCGGGCGTCCACGCGCCGTAAGCATGAGCACCGGGACGTAGTTGTTGGCCTGGCGCAGTTCGTGGGCCACGGTGAAGCCGTCTTTGCCGGGAAGCATCACGTCCAGAACCACCAGATCAAAATGCTTGCCTTCCTGCTGGAGAAGCTTGATGGCGTCTTCGCCATTCTTCGAGACTTCGGCAGAATAGCCTTCGGCTTCCAGGTTGAAGCGCAGTCCTTGCGCAATGTGCGCTTCGTCTTCCACCACCAGGATGTGCGCCGCGCTCATATCCGGTACACCCTGGGCAGGCGGACGGTAAAGGTGCTGCCGTGGCCCTCGCCTTCGCTTTCGGCGACCGCGTCACCGCCGTGCTTGCGCGCGATGGCGCGCACCATGAACAGCCCCAGTCCGGTGCCTTTGACATGGTCGGTGGCCTGCGTCTGCACGCGGTAAAAGCGCTTGAAGATCCGCTTGAGTTCGGGACGGGGAATGCCCGCGCCGTTGTCGCGCACGCGGAAGAGGACGGTGTCCACGTTGGGCGTCAGCAGGTCAACCACAATTTCCCGCTGCGGCCCGGTGTATTTCACGGCATTTTCCAGCAGGTTGGCCACCGCTGTGCGCAGCTCTTCCGGATTGCCCATCAGCGTGATGTGGCCCGGTGGCTCGGTGGAAAAGTGCAGGGCTTCGGGAGTGAGTCCGTGGCGCAGCCGCGCCAGCTCCACGCTTTCCCGCACGATGGCGGAAAAATTCACTTCCTGCCAGTTCTTGCGTTTCTTGCTTTGCCGGACTTCGCTGGCGCGCAACACCTGCTCCACCGTGCCCATCAAGCGGTCGGTGTCTTCGAGCATCAGGCGGTAGAAGTCGTGGCGCTGCTGGTCATCAATGGGGCGGCGTTCCAGTGTCTGCAGGTACAAGCGGATGGATGTGATGGGCGTCTTCAGCTCGTGGGTCACGGCGTTAAGAAAGCTGTCCTGTTGTTCATTGCGGCGGATTTCCCGCACCAGGAAAATGGTGTTCAGCACCATGCCGGCAATGATCACGCCAAAAAAAATAATTCCCAGCACCAGCGGCACCACTTCCCGCCAGTTGAGCACGATCCAGCTGACGTTGAGGTAAATCGTCAGCCCCACCAGGCAACAGCCCAGAGTAATGAAGAATGCTATCGCCTTGGTACGGCTGGTAATCCGCATGGATAGCAAGATTGTAGTGGAGACAGACGGGGAATAAGAAGTGCGCAAGTGGGGCGCTAAAATGGAAATGGTACCTGGCGGACCGGAAACCGGGAACAATATCGGGAGTCCAGCGTGCCAAGTACCAATTGCTAAGTACTAAATACCGATTTGTTAATCGTCGCCGCCGGCGTAGGCTCCCACGGTGGCCGCGGGAATGGCCGGGCGTTTTTCGGCTTCTTTCTTTTCCAGCTCCGCCAGGGACATGGCTTTCACGTCCCAGGCCAGGCCCAGCATTTTCAGGGTGCTGATGCCGTACCAGTTGAAGTCAATCTCATACCAGGCCAGGCCGTGGCGGGCCGACTGCGGGTGCGCGTGATGATTGTTGTGCCAGCCTTCGCCGTGGGTCAGCAGGGCCACCCAGAAGCTGTTCTTGGAAGTATCATCGGTGATGAAGCGCTGCTTGCCCCACATGTGGGTTGCGGAATTCACCAGCCAGGTGAAATGCAGGCCGACGACGGTGCGGAAGAAAACACCCCACATCAGGAACGGCCAGCCGCCAATCGCGAACAGGATGATGCCGGAAACCGTGATCGGTACCCAATGCCATTTGCTGATCCAGGTGTGAAATTTGGATTTGCGAAGATCGGGGACGTAAGGCAGCAGTGCGTCTGACTGGTTGGCCAGCACGCGCCCGGTAATGATCCAGCCCATGTGCGACCAGAAGCCGCCATCGCGCGGAGAATGCGGGTCGCCTTCCACGTCAGTGTTCTGGTGGTGTACGCGATGTACCGCCACCCAGAAGAACGGTCCGCCTTCCAGCGCCAGCGTGGCGCAAACAGTCAGGAAGTATTCCACCCACTTAGGAGTTTTGTAGCCGCGATGCGTGAGCAGCCGGTGGTAACCCATGCCGATCCCCGGGCCGCCGGCCACGAACAGCAGCGCCATGCCCACAAAAAACGCAGGCCAGGTAAACATGAAGAGCGCGGCAATGGCTCCGATATGGAACGCCACCATGAAAAAGGCCGTCAGCCAATTGATGGGTTCATGAAATGTTCTGTCGTGCTTCAAGGTTTCCATTTGTCCGTTTGCTCCTGATTCAAGCCTTGGGGGGAATCTGCGCCTGTATTTCAACCCTAACAGGAAGGCGGCAATCCGTTTGTAATACTTGTGTAATCTAGAAGTTACGGGCGATATGGGACTCGCACAACCGCATAAAAACAAAGCCCAAAATGGAACGGCTTGCCTTTTAA is part of the Terriglobia bacterium genome and encodes:
- a CDS encoding response regulator transcription factor, coding for MSAAHILVVEDEAHIAQGLRFNLEAEGYSAEVSKNGEDAIKLLQQEGKHFDLVVLDVMLPGKDGFTVAHELRQANNYVPVLMLTARGRPEDVLKGFESGADDYLAKPFNLGILIARIKGLLRRKEWLQTAQPPASATDQPATFAFDGQTVDFQKLQLRKGDQIFQLTLMESDLLRYLIRNSGRPVSRKEILEEVWGLKEDTDTRAIDNFIVRLRRYIEEVPAKPKHLLTVRGLGYQFVPEPGR
- a CDS encoding HAMP domain-containing histidine kinase, which translates into the protein MRITSRTKAIAFFITLGCCLVGLTIYLNVSWIVLNWREVVPLVLGIIFFGVIIAGMVLNTIFLVREIRRNEQQDSFLNAVTHELKTPITSIRLYLQTLERRPIDDQQRHDFYRLMLEDTDRLMGTVEQVLRASEVRQSKKRKNWQEVNFSAIVRESVELARLRHGLTPEALHFSTEPPGHITLMGNPEELRTAVANLLENAVKYTGPQREIVVDLLTPNVDTVLFRVRDNGAGIPRPELKRIFKRFYRVQTQATDHVKGTGLGLFMVRAIARKHGGDAVAESEGEGHGSTFTVRLPRVYRI
- a CDS encoding acyl-CoA dehydrogenase gives rise to the protein MSQATLQNASAAPSPLVALTEDEVLFRENVRQFADENIRPKVREMDEKGVFDQGLIDQFFQLGLMGIEIPEQYGGAGGSFFEAILAVEEVSKVDPSAGVIVDVQNTLVNNALLHWTTDDQKKRYLPRQASNTVGAYALSEASSGSDAFAMQTRAEKKGSDYLLNGQKLWITNGKEADTFILFATLDPAAGYKGITAFIVEKSFPGFSVGKKEDKLGIRASSTCELILEDCKVPGNNVLGDAGKGYKIAIETLNEGRIGIGAQMLGLARGAWESALKYSQERKQFGKSISDFQGIQFQLAQMATEIEAVRMMVYNAARMKDAGMNFVKEAAMTKLFASQVAERVSSLAVEIYGGYGFTKDYPVEKFFRDSKIGKIYEGTSNMQLQTIAKLVLGGK
- a CDS encoding fatty acid desaturase, with the protein product METLKHDRTFHEPINWLTAFFMVAFHIGAIAALFMFTWPAFFVGMALLFVAGGPGIGMGYHRLLTHRGYKTPKWVEYFLTVCATLALEGGPFFWVAVHRVHHQNTDVEGDPHSPRDGGFWSHMGWIITGRVLANQSDALLPYVPDLRKSKFHTWISKWHWVPITVSGIILFAIGGWPFLMWGVFFRTVVGLHFTWLVNSATHMWGKQRFITDDTSKNSFWVALLTHGEGWHNNHHAHPQSARHGLAWYEIDFNWYGISTLKMLGLAWDVKAMSLAELEKKEAEKRPAIPAATVGAYAGGDD
- a CDS encoding NAD(P)-dependent oxidoreductase, which codes for MAANLVKAGHEVTVWNRTPKEISGAATAATPAEAVSGKEAVWICVSDTKAVQTVLFGPGGASSGLTSGTIVVDSSTISPTASLNIMESLQELGCDFLDAPVTGSKIAAESGQLIFMIGGAPHNIERVEPLLRAMGKQVIHMGDNGKGLSAKLAQNMNIVFIYEGLCESLTLAKKLGVPQEKMFQLIEASMIRSGVAEYKKPFILNQDYSPNFPLKLMHKDMHLMMDAAKEHGVDLPGLTKIDEIYEEASKDGHDDLDYAATIMLLEERAGLRIKGKTP